The region TATTATCGAAACCCAACATTCATGTGATACCGCTGGTACAGTATCGGTTGGTTGCGGGGGCCGGATTTGAACCGACGACCTTCGGGTTATGAGCCCGACGAGCTACCAGGCTGCTCCACCCCGCGTCCGTATAATACTTTTTTCATCGAATCCCAACCTTTACGTGATACCGCTGATGCAGTATCGGTTGGTTGCGGAGGCCGGATTTGAACCGACGACCTTCGGGTTATGAGCCCGACGAGCTACCAGGCTGCTCCACCCCGCGTCCGATGGAAGCGCACTATACTCTCCGTGCATTTTGTTGCAACCCTTTTTGCAATTAATTGAGTTAAAGCCATCTTTATGCTGAATTAGTCCGCAATTTGCGTTCTTTTTCATCACTATCCGCCGTGCGGGTTTTTTTATTTGCGGCGATTCCCTTATCTATGGGTGTTTGTTATCGTTCGCCGGTAGATCATATCTGTTTGAGAGTGTGCGATGAAAGGACGTTGGGGCAAATACCTGCTGGGCGGGTTGATGGTAGCGGTACTGGCTGGCTGTTCGTCAAAGCCGACCGACCGGGGACAGCAGTATAAGGATGGCCATCTGGATCAGTCGCTGGAGTTGGTGAATCAACCCAACGCCAAAGGCGTGCCGGTTAACGCCAGGGATTACTCGAATCAGCTGATGGAGATTAAAAACGCTTCTCCTGCGCTGTTTAATCGCAACAACAGCACCTTTCAGGCAGTGCAAAGCTGGATGGCCGCCGGTGCCGATACCCGTCAACTGAACCAATACGGCCTCAGCGCCTATCAGATGGAAGGCGTGGACAACTACGGTAACGTGCAGTTCACCGGCTACTATACGCCGGTCGTGCAGGCGCGCTATACCCAGCAGGGCGAGTTCCGCTACCCGCTGTACCGCATGCCGCCAAAAGGCAAAGGCCGTCTGCCTGATCGCGCGGGCATATACTCGGGCGCGCTGGATGACCGTTATATCGTCGCTTACACCAACTCGCTGATGGACAACTTTATGATGGAAGTCCAGGGCAGCGGCTATGTGGATTACGGCAATGGCCAGCCGCTGGTGTTCTTCGGCTACGGCGGCAAGAACGGCCATGCTTACCGCAGCATAGGTAAAGTGTTGATCGATCGCGGCGAAGTGGCCAAGGCGGATATGTCTATGCAGGCGATCCGCCAGTGGGCCGATACCCACAGCGCTGCGGAAGTGCGTGAGCTGCTGGAGCAGAATCCTTCCTTTGTGTTCTTCCGTCCGGAGGCGTTTGCGCCGGTACGTGGCGCCAGTGCGGTTCCTTTGATTGCCAAAGCCTCGGTAGCTTCCGACCGTTCACTGATCCCGGCAGGCACCACGCTGCTGGCGGAAGTGCCTTTGCTGGACAACAAGGGTAAATTCACGGGAAAATATGAGATGCGCCTGATGGTGGCTCTGGACGTGGGCGGCGCTATCAAAGGCCAGCACTTCGATATGTACCAGGGCATCGGGCCGGACGCCGGCCACTCGGCGGGGTATTACAACCATTATGGCCGAGTCTGGGTGCTCAAAGGCGGTAACACCGGCACGCCACTGTTCACCAGCCAGACCTCTTCCGCTAACGGCGGTTCGTTGTTGGTCACCCGCTGACGACGATAAGTTATGCCCCATGAATTTCAAGCCGGCCGCCTGGCTGTGTCTTGAAAGGCGACGGGTATACTGATATTGACCCGCAAGGGCCGGATTTTCCGGCCCTTATCATTTGCATTGTTAAGGTAAGTAAAGCGTTATGAGCACAGCCTATTCTGAAGCCTATCTGCAGCGTTTTGGCGGCACGGCACG is a window of Serratia plymuthica DNA encoding:
- the mltA gene encoding murein transglycosylase A; its protein translation is MKGRWGKYLLGGLMVAVLAGCSSKPTDRGQQYKDGHLDQSLELVNQPNAKGVPVNARDYSNQLMEIKNASPALFNRNNSTFQAVQSWMAAGADTRQLNQYGLSAYQMEGVDNYGNVQFTGYYTPVVQARYTQQGEFRYPLYRMPPKGKGRLPDRAGIYSGALDDRYIVAYTNSLMDNFMMEVQGSGYVDYGNGQPLVFFGYGGKNGHAYRSIGKVLIDRGEVAKADMSMQAIRQWADTHSAAEVRELLEQNPSFVFFRPEAFAPVRGASAVPLIAKASVASDRSLIPAGTTLLAEVPLLDNKGKFTGKYEMRLMVALDVGGAIKGQHFDMYQGIGPDAGHSAGYYNHYGRVWVLKGGNTGTPLFTSQTSSANGGSLLVTR